A window from Citrus sinensis cultivar Valencia sweet orange chromosome 3, DVS_A1.0, whole genome shotgun sequence encodes these proteins:
- the LOC102621570 gene encoding phloretin 4'-O-glucosyltransferase-like isoform X4, producing MCTQTQVCTQMPKNKHMEQQQQPHFLLLTFPIQGHINPSLQFARRLTRIGTRVTFAIAISAYRRMANNPTPEDGLSFASFSDGYDDGFNSKQNDRKHYMSEFKRRSSEALAELITASQNEGGQPFTCLVYPQLLPWAAEVARAYHLPSALLWLQPALVFDVYYYYFYGYGDLIEGKVNDLIELPGLPPLTGRDLPSFLDPRNSNDAYSFVLPSFKEQMEAIVEETDPRILVNTFDALEAETLKAIDKFNMIAIGPLVASALLDGKEQYGGDLCQNSSIEYYMEWLSSKPKSSVIYVAFGTICVLEKRQVEEIARGLLDSGHPFLWVSRQNDNKDKGKDKDKDKDKDEVEDDVMMKYKEELNEKGMIVPWCSQVEVLSHEAVGCFVTHCGWSSSLESLVYGVPVVAFPQWTDQGTNAKIIVDFCKTGVRVRANEEGIVESDEINRCLELVMGEGDDFRRNSLKWKDLARDAVKQGGSSHKNLKAFVDDFSTSNDSTLNFSCKIKLTMHTNTIA from the exons ATGTGCACTCAGACTCAAGTGTGCACGCAAATGCCAAAAAACAAGCACATGGAGCAGCAACAGCAACCCCACTTTCTACTATTAACATTTCCAATACAAGGCCACATTAACCCATCCCTCCAATTCGCCAGGCGTCTTACGCGCATTGGCACACGTGTCACCTTCGCCATCGCCATCTCCGCCTACCGCCGCATGGCCAATAATCCCACGCCCGAAGACGGTTTGTCGTTTGCCAGCTTCTCCGATGGATATGACGACGGATTCAATTCCAAACAAAATGATCGGAAGCACTACATGTCGGAGTTCAAGCGTCGTAGCTCCGAAGCCCTGGCTGAGCTCATCACGGCCAGTCAAAACGAGGGTGGTCAACCGTTTACTTGCTTGGTTTACCCTCAACTCCTTCCTTGGGCTGCTGAAGTGGCGCGTGCGTATCACCTCCCTTCGGCGCTACTCTGGCTTCAACCAGCCCTCGTTTTCGAcgtttattactattacttcTATGGATATGGCGATCTAATTGAAGGGAAGGTTAATGATTTGATAGAGTTACCGGGACTGCCGCCACTCACCGGCCGTGATCTTCCTTCTTTCCTAGATCCCAGAAATTCAAATGATGCTTACTCTTTCGTATTACCTTCTTTTAAAGAACAAATGGAGGCAATTGTTGAAGAAACCGATCCAAGAATTCTTGTCAACACGTTCGACGCATTAGAAGCTGAGACCTTGAAAGCTATCGATAAGTTCAATATGATCGCAATCGGACCGTTAGTTGCATCGGCGTTGTTGGACGGAAAAGAGCAGTACGGAGGCGATCTTTGCCAGAATAGTTCAATAGAGTATTATATGGAATGGCTAAGCTCGAAGCCCAAATCATCTGTTATCTACGTGGCATTCGGAACCATATGCGTTCTGGAGAAGCGTCAAGTGGAGGAAATTGCACGGGGGTTGTTAGATAGTGGCCATCCATTCTTGTGGGTCAGTAGACAAAACGACAATAAAGATAAAGGtaaagataaagataaagataaagataaagaTGAAGTTGAAGATGACGTGATGATGAAGTACAAAGAAGAGCTGAATGAGAAGGGAATGATAGTGCCGTGGTGTTCACAAGTGGAGGTTCTGTCACATGAAGCGGTGGGGTGTTTTGTAACGCACTGTGGGTGGAGTTCGAGCTTAGAAAGTTTGGTATATGGCGTGCCTGTGGTGGCGTTTCCTCAGTGGACAGATCAAGGGACAAACGCTAAAATTATTGTGGACTTCTGCAAAACCGGAGTGAGAGTGAGGGCAAATGAAGAAGGGATTGTAGAAAGTGATGAGATTAACAGGTGTTTGGAGTTGGTGATGGGAGAAGGAGATGATTTTAGAAGAAATTCTTTGAAATGGAAGGATTTGGCCAGAGATGCCGTCAAACAAGGAGGGTCTTCACATAAGAATCTCAAGGCTTTTGTTGATGACTTTAGCACCAGCAA TGATTCTACCTTAAATTTCAGCTGCAAAATCAAGCTCACTATGCACACAAACACAATCGCCTAA
- the LOC102621570 gene encoding phloretin 4'-O-glucosyltransferase-like isoform X5, whose product MCTQTQVCTQMPKNKHMEQQQQPHFLLLTFPIQGHINPSLQFARRLTRIGTRVTFAIAISAYRRMANNPTPEDGLSFASFSDGYDDGFNSKQNDRKHYMSEFKRRSSEALAELITASQNEGGQPFTCLVYPQLLPWAAEVARAYHLPSALLWLQPALVFDVYYYYFYGYGDLIEGKVNDLIELPGLPPLTGRDLPSFLDPRNSNDAYSFVLPSFKEQMEAIVEETDPRILVNTFDALEAETLKAIDKFNMIAIGPLVASALLDGKEQYGGDLCQNSSIEYYMEWLSSKPKSSVIYVAFGTICVLEKRQVEEIARGLLDSGHPFLWVSRQNDNKDKGKDKDKDKDKDEVEDDVMMKYKEELNEKGMIVPWCSQVEVLSHEAVGCFVTHCGWSSSLESLVYGVPVVAFPQWTDQGTNAKIIVDFCKTGVRVRANEEGIVESDEINRCLELVMGEGDDFRRNSLKWKDLARDAVKQGGSSHKNLKAFVDDFSTSNCKIKLTMHTNTIA is encoded by the exons ATGTGCACTCAGACTCAAGTGTGCACGCAAATGCCAAAAAACAAGCACATGGAGCAGCAACAGCAACCCCACTTTCTACTATTAACATTTCCAATACAAGGCCACATTAACCCATCCCTCCAATTCGCCAGGCGTCTTACGCGCATTGGCACACGTGTCACCTTCGCCATCGCCATCTCCGCCTACCGCCGCATGGCCAATAATCCCACGCCCGAAGACGGTTTGTCGTTTGCCAGCTTCTCCGATGGATATGACGACGGATTCAATTCCAAACAAAATGATCGGAAGCACTACATGTCGGAGTTCAAGCGTCGTAGCTCCGAAGCCCTGGCTGAGCTCATCACGGCCAGTCAAAACGAGGGTGGTCAACCGTTTACTTGCTTGGTTTACCCTCAACTCCTTCCTTGGGCTGCTGAAGTGGCGCGTGCGTATCACCTCCCTTCGGCGCTACTCTGGCTTCAACCAGCCCTCGTTTTCGAcgtttattactattacttcTATGGATATGGCGATCTAATTGAAGGGAAGGTTAATGATTTGATAGAGTTACCGGGACTGCCGCCACTCACCGGCCGTGATCTTCCTTCTTTCCTAGATCCCAGAAATTCAAATGATGCTTACTCTTTCGTATTACCTTCTTTTAAAGAACAAATGGAGGCAATTGTTGAAGAAACCGATCCAAGAATTCTTGTCAACACGTTCGACGCATTAGAAGCTGAGACCTTGAAAGCTATCGATAAGTTCAATATGATCGCAATCGGACCGTTAGTTGCATCGGCGTTGTTGGACGGAAAAGAGCAGTACGGAGGCGATCTTTGCCAGAATAGTTCAATAGAGTATTATATGGAATGGCTAAGCTCGAAGCCCAAATCATCTGTTATCTACGTGGCATTCGGAACCATATGCGTTCTGGAGAAGCGTCAAGTGGAGGAAATTGCACGGGGGTTGTTAGATAGTGGCCATCCATTCTTGTGGGTCAGTAGACAAAACGACAATAAAGATAAAGGtaaagataaagataaagataaagataaagaTGAAGTTGAAGATGACGTGATGATGAAGTACAAAGAAGAGCTGAATGAGAAGGGAATGATAGTGCCGTGGTGTTCACAAGTGGAGGTTCTGTCACATGAAGCGGTGGGGTGTTTTGTAACGCACTGTGGGTGGAGTTCGAGCTTAGAAAGTTTGGTATATGGCGTGCCTGTGGTGGCGTTTCCTCAGTGGACAGATCAAGGGACAAACGCTAAAATTATTGTGGACTTCTGCAAAACCGGAGTGAGAGTGAGGGCAAATGAAGAAGGGATTGTAGAAAGTGATGAGATTAACAGGTGTTTGGAGTTGGTGATGGGAGAAGGAGATGATTTTAGAAGAAATTCTTTGAAATGGAAGGATTTGGCCAGAGATGCCGTCAAACAAGGAGGGTCTTCACATAAGAATCTCAAGGCTTTTGTTGATGACTTTAGCACCAGCAA CTGCAAAATCAAGCTCACTATGCACACAAACACAATCGCCTAA